A stretch of Hippoglossus hippoglossus isolate fHipHip1 chromosome 20, fHipHip1.pri, whole genome shotgun sequence DNA encodes these proteins:
- the LOC117754249 gene encoding homeodomain-interacting protein kinase 1-like, with product MSQNSELEITVGDLIPSPTTQYQAQKVLGSGYYGVVIQCRNVTTDETVALKMIKRMEDIDSAMQEEVTLQTMKALHSERFNIVRFDESFTYKGHYCHVFEHLDMDLQKFKQISPGQHLQLKQIRPILQQLATSLEFLNSAGIIHADLKPDNIMLVDHVRKPLKVKVIDFGLAFDDPEEQIGDVIQPVGYRSPEVLYREPFSGAIDVWSLGCIAAELFMGSRLFPGSNENELLRQVAFAIRDPEHEGNFLPHAFWPRRWMEARFMDPSSDDGGHGDQVILQMSLKEDASSSTASPAKERSPASPAKEHSPASPAKERSPASPAKERSPAGMTNEKHSKMNAKRGTM from the exons ATGTCTCAAAACAGTGAGTTAGAAATCACTGTAGGAGACCTGATCCCCTCCCCCACTACACAGTATCAGGCACAGAAAGTCCTGGGCAGTGGCTACTATGGAGTGGTCATCCAATGCAGGAATGTGACCACCGATGAAACGGTGgcattaaaaatgatcaaacgCATGGAAGACATTGACAGCGCCATGCAAGAGGAGGTCACCCTTCAAACCATGAAGGCGCTCCACTCAGAGAGGTTCAACATTGTCAGATTCGACGAGTCATTCACCTACAAGGGACATTACTGTCATGTGTTTGAGCACCTGGATATGGATCTGCAGAAATTCAAGCAGATCAGCCCGGGTCAACACCTTCAGCTGAAGCAGATCCGCCCCATTCTacagcag cTGGCTACATCCTTGGAATTTCTGAACAGCGCAGGGATCATTCATGCCGATTTGAAGCCAGATAACATCATGTTGGTGGATCATGTCAGGAAGCCACTCAAAGTTAAAGTCATTGACTTTGGTTTAGCCTTCGATGATCCTGAGGAACAGATCGGTGATGTCATCCAGCCTGTGGGGTACAG ATCTCCTGAGGTTCTGTATAGAGAACCTTTCAGCGGGGCCATCGATGTATGGTCTCTCGGCTGTATTGCTGCTGAGCTGTTTATGGGCAGCCGACTGTTCCCAGGCTCTAATGAGAATGAATTG ctGAGGCAAGTTGCGTTTGCCATTAGAGATCCAGAGCATGAAGGAAACTTCCTACCTCATGCGTTCTGGCCAAGACGCTGGATGGAAGCCAGATTTATG GATCCAAGCTCTGACGATGGAGGACATGGAGACCAGGTGATCCTTCAAATGTCCCTGAAGGAGGACGCCTCCAGCAGCACTGCCAGCCCAGCCAAGGAGCGCAGCCCTGCCAGCCCAGCCAAGGAGCACAGCCCTGCCAGCCCAGCCAAGGAGCGCAGCCCTGCCAGCCCAGCCAAGGAGCGCAGCCCTGCTGGGATGACAAATGAGAAGCAttcaaaaatgaatgcaaagcGTGGCACcatgtga